CGCCCGCCAGCGTACGGATCAGGCGCGCACCGGCCGGCGGTTGCCAGCCCGCCAGGACCCGCAACTGCCACAGGATCGCGGCGAAAACGCCGGTTTCGCTGTCGGGCAAGGACATTCCGATGGATACGTGACGGCCGTAGGGGCCGGAACCGAGCAGCCGTTGTGCTGCGGACAGCGAACCTGCCGCGGCGAGATCGCGGGCGCCGGCGACACCCGGGCAGCCGTGGACCAGCGCGACCGCGCGCACGGTGGCCGCCACCCGGCCCGCGCTCATCGGTCCGCCGAGTCCGGGATCGGCGCGCACAGTTGCGCGATCAGCTCGCGGGCCGCCGCGACCACGCGCTCGACCTCATCCGGTAGCCGCTGTGCAGCTTGCCGGGCGATCTCCGCAGTATCCGGGGCACCGTCCCCGGCGGTCGGCGCAGCGCTGCCGATGACCATCTGCTCGGTTTGCGCCGCAACGGATTCCGCATTCTCCGTGGCCTGTGCCCGGACCGTGGCCGCGGTGGCGGATCCGTCCCGGCGAATCCGGTCGGCCCGGTCGAGGGCGGCGCGGCGTATCTGATCGGCACGCTGCTGGTCGTCGTCGAGACGGGCCAGCAGCGGCATCAGTTCCGCGGCCGCGGCGGCCGCCCGGTCCACCGGAATTCCGCCCGGCACGGCGGACCCGGGTGCGCCCGCGGGGCGGAAGCGATCCAGGAAGTCACGCCAGCCGGGCATCCCGCACTCCCATCGGGCGATGGATCCTGCCGTTCATCACGCCTCCGAACAGGGATCGAGTCGATACGAGGTGTCGATCCCAGTCAACGGCAGTCGACCGGACTCGCGGGAGAGCGCAAAGACCGCAACGGTGGGGACCTCGGTCCCTGTCCCGGGCGCCGTCACGGCCGGAATCGACTCTCGTCCCCTGCGATCGGTGCCGTTCGCCCGTGTCGGATCCGTGTCGATGCGGACAGGCTTGGTGAACAACCGCTGAGCATCCGAAGGAGACGGCGATGATGTTCTGGTACGGACACGACATGAGTGGCTGGGGCTATGGCCTGATGACGATCGGCATGGTCGTGTTCTGGGTTCTGGTGATCGGCGGGTTCGCCGCGCTGGTCCGCTACACGGCCGGCCCGGTCCCCGGCAACGGGCCGTCCCACTCCGGGCCGACCCCGCAGCAGGTGCTGGCCGACCGATACGCACGAGGAGAGATCGATGACGAGGAGTATGTGCGGAGACTGGACACATTGAACGCCCGGATGTCGCCGAGCACTTCCCGGGGTCCGTCCGGACCCACGGCCTGAAATCCGAGCCGGGCGGTAACCATCGGCACGGCTCGGTGCGGCAAGCGCCGGGCCGGCAGCGCGGAACGGACGGGGTGAAAATGGTGACGAGTCCGATCGAATCGATCGTGACGAGCGGGCTGTCCTCGGTCGAGGCAGCCGAGCGGCTGGCTCGTGACGGCGCGAACATCCTGCCGCAACCGCCGCCGGTGCGCTGGTGGCAGCGGATCGTGACGCAGTTGCGGGACCCGTTGATCGTGGTTCTCCTGGTGGCGGCGCTGTTGACCGCGGTAATCGCGGACTGGACCGATATGGCGGTGATCCTGCTGGTGGTGACAGCCAACACCGCGGTCGGTGTGGTGCAGGAGATCCGTGCCGATCACGCGATCGCGGCGTTGTCCCGGTTGACCGCGCCCGCCGCCGGCGTCATCCGGGACGGGGTTCAGCAGGAGGTACCGGCCGCCGAGGTGGTGGTCGGTGATGTGCTGGTGCCGGCCGAAGGTGACATCGTGGCCGCCGATGCGACCGTGATCGAAGCAGCGGCGCTGCGGGTGGACGAATCCGCGCTGACCGGTGAGTCCGTACCGGTGGACAAAGCCGTGCACGGGAACGATGCGATGTTCGCCGGCACCGTCGTCGTGAAGGGCCGGGGCCGGGCGGTGGTGACCGCCGTCGGGGCGGCCAGTGCCACCGGCCGGATCGCTCGAATGCTGGACTCGGGCAGTGGACCGACGCCGTTGCAACGCAGGCTCGTGGATGTCGGCCGGTTGCTCGCCGCGGTGACGGTGGGGTTGTGCGTGATCGTGCTGGTGTCGGGCCTGGTCCGGGGCGAGCCGGTGGGATTGATGGCGGTGACGGCGATCAGCCTGGCGGTGGCCGCCGTCCCGGAATCGCTTCCCGCCGTGGTCACTCTGGGGCTGGCGCTGGGTGCCCGGCGCATGGCGGCACGGAATGCCTTGATACGCAAGCTTCCCGCCGTCGAGACGCTGGGTGCGGTGACGGTGCTCGCCACCGACAAGACCGGAACCCTCACCGAAGGCCGGATGGTCGCCCGGCGGATCTGGACACCCGGCACCGAGGCGATCGTGACCGGGTCGGGCTACGCTCCCACCGGTGAGATCCGGGTCGGCGAGCGGGTTCTCACCGCATCGGACCGGGCCGATGTCACGATGCTGCTGACCGCTGCCGCCCTGTGTAACGACGCGCATCTGACGCCTCCGGCCGACGACGGCCGGCCGGGTGCACTCGGTGATCCGACCGAGATCGCGCTGCTGTCCGCCGCGGGCAAACTCGGCTTGTATCGCGACGACGTCGAGGACCGCCTGCCGCGAGTCGGTGAACGGCCGTTCGACAGTGATCGCAAGCGAATGAGCACCATCCACCGCCTGCCCGCCGGGCGGGTCCGGGTGATCTGCAAGGGTGCTCCGGAAGCGGTCCTGAACCCCGACGTGCTCGCCGACGACCCAGCACTCCTGAATCGGGCCACCGAACGAGCAAATGATCTGGCGCACAAGGGCTTCCGCGTACTCGCCCTGGCCTGCGCGGACCTGGCGACGCCGCCACCTGCCGACTCCGACCCCGAGCAGGGGCTGCGTCTGCTCGGCCTGATGGCCATCGTCGACCCACCCCGCGCCACCGCGGGCGACACCATCGCGGCATGCCGGCAAGCGGGAATTCACCCCATCCTGATCACCGGAGATCATCCCGGTACCGCCCGCGCGATCGCCACCGAGGTGGGCATCATCGAAGCCGGCGACCCGGTTGTCGACTGCCGGGCCGAGCAGGTCCCGGCGAAGAGTTCGGTATACGCGCGAGCCACCCCGGCTCAGAAGCTCGCCATCATCGCCGACCTCCGCGACCGCGGCGAAATAGTCGCGATGAACGGCGACGGGGTCAACGACGGACCGGCACTGCGCCGCGCCGACATCGGGGTGGCGATGGGCGGCCGAGGCACCGAGGTGGCCCGCCAGGCGGCCGACGTCGTCCTGGCCGACGACGATCTCGGCACGGTCGTCGCCGCTGTGGAGGAAGGCCGCCGCATCCATGCCAACATCCGCCGGTTCCTGGTCTACGGCCTGGCCGGCGGCGCGACCGAGATCGCGGTCATGCTCACCGGACCGTTCCTGGGTCTCACGCTGCCGTTGCTGCCCGCTCAGATCCTGTGGATCAATCTGCTCACCCACGGACTACCGGGCGTCGCACTCGGCGGCGAGCCCGCGGATCCGAATCTCATGCGTCAGGACCCGCGCCCACCGACCCAGAGCATCCTCGGGGCCGGGCTCTGGCAACGGGTCGTACGCATCGCGATCGTACTGACCGCCGCAACCATCGGCGTCGCGGTATGGGCCGACCACACCGGACGGCCCTGGCAGACCATGGCGTTCTTCACCCTGGGCGCGACCCAGCTCGGT
This DNA window, taken from Nocardia sp. BMG111209, encodes the following:
- a CDS encoding cation-translocating P-type ATPase, giving the protein MTSGLSSVEAAERLARDGANILPQPPPVRWWQRIVTQLRDPLIVVLLVAALLTAVIADWTDMAVILLVVTANTAVGVVQEIRADHAIAALSRLTAPAAGVIRDGVQQEVPAAEVVVGDVLVPAEGDIVAADATVIEAAALRVDESALTGESVPVDKAVHGNDAMFAGTVVVKGRGRAVVTAVGAASATGRIARMLDSGSGPTPLQRRLVDVGRLLAAVTVGLCVIVLVSGLVRGEPVGLMAVTAISLAVAAVPESLPAVVTLGLALGARRMAARNALIRKLPAVETLGAVTVLATDKTGTLTEGRMVARRIWTPGTEAIVTGSGYAPTGEIRVGERVLTASDRADVTMLLTAAALCNDAHLTPPADDGRPGALGDPTEIALLSAAGKLGLYRDDVEDRLPRVGERPFDSDRKRMSTIHRLPAGRVRVICKGAPEAVLNPDVLADDPALLNRATERANDLAHKGFRVLALACADLATPPPADSDPEQGLRLLGLMAIVDPPRATAGDTIAACRQAGIHPILITGDHPGTARAIATEVGIIEAGDPVVDCRAEQVPAKSSVYARATPAQKLAIIADLRDRGEIVAMNGDGVNDGPALRRADIGVAMGGRGTEVARQAADVVLADDDLGTVVAAVEEGRRIHANIRRFLVYGLAGGATEIAVMLTGPFLGLTLPLLPAQILWINLLTHGLPGVALGGEPADPNLMRQDPRPPTQSILGAGLWQRVVRIAIVLTAATIGVAVWADHTGRPWQTMAFFTLGATQLGAALGSRARPRSLANPMLLVAVAVALTLQLAALYLPLLRDLLGTEPLAGTDLLIVACLSTLGYAAVRLDRILHPSRRDRTPVSGRRRTRQ
- a CDS encoding SHOCT domain-containing protein — protein: MMFWYGHDMSGWGYGLMTIGMVVFWVLVIGGFAALVRYTAGPVPGNGPSHSGPTPQQVLADRYARGEIDDEEYVRRLDTLNARMSPSTSRGPSGPTA